In Bordetella holmesii ATCC 51541, the following proteins share a genomic window:
- a CDS encoding aminotransferase class-III family protein — protein sequence MAIRGSGVWIHDNAGRSYLDGSGGAAVSCLGHNHPDVQAAMHAQIDAISYAHTSFFTTDVAERLADRLVADAPAGTSHAYFVSGGSEAIEAALKMARQYFVEIGQPERRHIVARRQSYHGNTLSALAVGGNAWRRAQFAPLLIEVSHVSPCYAYRDQLPGETDDHYTDRLAAELEEAFQALGPASVMAFVAEPVVGATAGAVPPVPGYFRKVREVCNRHGVLLIADEVMCGMGRTGSLYAVEQESITPDLITIAKGLGGGFQPIGAVMVQHHIVEAMRTGSGFFQHGHTYLGHAVACAAALAVQDVIRRDQLLARVRLQGEGLMQRLHAALGEHPHVGDIRGRGLFVGVELVAERDDKTAFDPALNLHARVKREAMARGLMVYPMGGTIDGRQGDHILIAPPFIISDDELDQLTERLHGAIDAAIAG from the coding sequence GTGGCGATACGGGGGTCGGGCGTCTGGATCCACGACAACGCAGGCCGCTCCTATCTCGACGGCTCGGGCGGCGCGGCGGTTTCCTGCCTGGGCCACAACCACCCTGATGTGCAGGCCGCCATGCATGCGCAGATCGACGCCATCTCGTATGCCCATACGAGTTTTTTCACGACGGACGTCGCAGAAAGACTGGCCGACCGACTGGTGGCCGATGCGCCCGCGGGCACCAGCCATGCCTATTTCGTCTCCGGCGGCTCCGAAGCCATCGAGGCAGCGTTAAAAATGGCCCGACAGTATTTTGTGGAGATCGGCCAGCCCGAGCGGCGTCACATCGTCGCACGCCGCCAGAGTTATCACGGCAATACGCTAAGCGCTTTGGCCGTGGGCGGCAATGCGTGGCGCAGAGCCCAGTTTGCACCGCTGTTGATCGAGGTCAGCCACGTCTCGCCTTGCTATGCCTATCGGGACCAACTGCCGGGAGAAACTGACGACCATTACACCGATCGCTTGGCCGCCGAATTGGAGGAGGCTTTCCAGGCACTGGGACCTGCATCCGTCATGGCCTTCGTGGCCGAACCGGTGGTCGGTGCCACGGCAGGCGCCGTACCTCCCGTTCCAGGCTACTTCCGCAAGGTGCGCGAGGTATGCAACCGTCACGGCGTGTTGCTCATCGCTGACGAGGTCATGTGCGGCATGGGCCGCACCGGCAGCCTGTATGCCGTTGAACAAGAGTCAATCACGCCCGACCTGATCACCATTGCCAAAGGACTCGGAGGGGGCTTCCAACCGATAGGCGCGGTCATGGTGCAGCATCACATTGTCGAGGCGATGCGCACTGGAAGCGGGTTCTTCCAGCACGGCCACACTTATCTGGGCCATGCCGTGGCTTGCGCAGCGGCGCTCGCCGTGCAGGACGTCATCCGCCGCGATCAATTGCTGGCTCGCGTGCGCCTGCAGGGCGAAGGCCTGATGCAACGCCTGCACGCCGCTTTGGGCGAGCATCCTCATGTGGGCGACATCCGGGGACGGGGCCTCTTCGTCGGCGTAGAACTGGTCGCCGAGCGCGACGACAAAACCGCATTCGATCCAGCGCTGAATCTGCACGCGCGCGTCAAGCGCGAAGCCATGGCCCGCGGGCTGATGGTCTACCCCATGGGGGGTACCATCGACGGCCGGCAGGGAGACCACATTCTCATCGCCCCGCCGTTCATCATCAGCGACGATGAGCTCGATCAGCTCACTGAGCGGTTGCATGGCGCCATCGATGCGGCCATCGCCGGATGA
- the panD gene encoding aspartate 1-decarboxylase, with translation MQRIMLRAKLHRVTVTEADLHYEGSCGIDEDLLDAAGMREFERIELYNVTNGERFDTYIIKAARGSGAISLNGAAARRAQVGDLMIICTYGPMSEEDSARHKPTVVLVGDGNRVKEIRKFPD, from the coding sequence ATGCAACGCATCATGCTGCGTGCAAAGCTGCACCGCGTCACGGTCACCGAAGCCGACCTCCATTACGAGGGATCTTGTGGCATCGATGAAGATCTTCTCGATGCTGCCGGCATGCGTGAGTTCGAACGCATCGAACTCTATAACGTCACTAATGGCGAGCGCTTCGATACCTACATCATCAAAGCTGCCCGTGGCAGCGGCGCTATTTCCCTCAATGGTGCGGCAGCCCGCCGTGCCCAGGTCGGCGACCTGATGATCATCTGCACCTATGGTCCGATGTCCGAAGAGGATTCGGCTCGTCACAAGCCGACGGTCGTGCTGGTCGGCGACGGCAACCGCGTCAAAGAAATCCGCAAGTTTCCTGACTGA
- the sugE gene encoding quaternary ammonium compound-resistance protein sugE, with protein sequence MTWIILVFAGLFEVVWAVGLKYTHGFTRLVPSLITVGGMLVSFWLLSTAMKSLPLGTAYAVWVGIGTIGAFVAGIVLFGEALNGLRVISVLLIVAGLIGLKLASG encoded by the coding sequence ATGACCTGGATCATTCTGGTCTTTGCGGGCCTCTTTGAGGTCGTCTGGGCGGTCGGTCTCAAATACACGCACGGTTTCACGCGCCTGGTGCCGTCGCTCATCACCGTGGGCGGCATGCTGGTGAGCTTCTGGCTTCTGTCGACGGCCATGAAAAGCCTGCCGCTTGGCACCGCGTACGCGGTCTGGGTTGGCATAGGCACTATCGGCGCGTTTGTTGCCGGCATCGTGTTGTTCGGGGAAGCCCTCAACGGACTGCGTGTCATTAGCGTGCTGCTCATTGTCGCGGGCCTGATCGGCCTGAAGCTGGCCAGCGGCTGA
- a CDS encoding SIS domain protein, protein MPAELPMTPRARLDHLPPELQRAARWVFLGTRSAFGIAYQMRYAFQMLRSNGLLLDGLGGMTAEEADLLQEGDALVVISQAPYPTACVRLARQASSEV, encoded by the coding sequence TTGCCCGCCGAACTGCCCATGACGCCGCGCGCCCGCCTCGATCATCTACCGCCGGAGTTGCAACGAGCCGCACGTTGGGTTTTCCTGGGCACGAGGTCCGCTTTTGGCATCGCCTACCAGATGCGCTATGCCTTTCAGATGCTGCGCAGCAACGGTCTGCTGCTCGACGGACTGGGCGGCATGACAGCCGAGGAGGCAGACCTCTTGCAGGAAGGCGACGCACTTGTGGTCATCTCCCAAGCGCCCTACCCCACGGCCTGCGTTCGCCTGGCCCGCCAGGCATCCTCCGAGGTGTGA
- the ectB gene encoding diaminobutyrate--2-oxoglutarate aminotransferase, giving the protein MDLKIFDRMESEVRGYIRSFPVIFSQARGSVLIDEEGREYIDFFSGAGTLNYGHNNPVFKEKLLDYLAADGVVHGLDMATSAKKRFLETFERVLLKPRNWKYTLQFTGPTGTNAVEAALKIARQVKGRSNIISFTHGFHGVSGGSLSVTANMKFRDAAGYALGNTTFMPYDGYFGPDVDTIAYLERMLDDPSSGLDKPAGVIVETVQGEGGVNVATLRWLKELEKLCRRHDMLLIVDDIQVGCGRTGSFFSFESAGIRPDIITLSKSLSGFGLPMSLVLMKPELDIWKPGAHSGTFRGNDLAFVTAAQALDSYWASDAFSTEVQRKERVVRDWLENLAHSYPNAGLAVRGRV; this is encoded by the coding sequence ATGGATTTGAAGATTTTTGATCGGATGGAGTCTGAAGTGCGTGGCTACATTCGGTCCTTTCCGGTGATATTCAGCCAGGCCCGCGGGTCGGTGCTGATAGATGAAGAAGGCCGCGAGTACATCGACTTCTTCAGTGGCGCGGGTACGCTGAACTACGGCCACAACAATCCCGTCTTCAAGGAAAAATTGCTCGACTACCTCGCTGCCGACGGCGTGGTGCATGGGCTGGATATGGCCACCAGCGCCAAAAAGCGCTTCCTGGAGACTTTCGAGCGAGTGCTGCTCAAACCCCGCAACTGGAAGTACACGCTGCAATTCACTGGTCCGACCGGCACTAACGCCGTCGAGGCGGCGTTGAAGATCGCGCGCCAGGTCAAGGGACGCTCGAACATCATTTCCTTTACCCATGGCTTTCACGGTGTCAGCGGCGGCTCGCTGTCCGTCACGGCCAACATGAAGTTTCGCGACGCGGCGGGTTACGCGTTGGGCAATACGACCTTCATGCCTTATGACGGTTACTTCGGACCCGACGTCGACACCATCGCCTATCTGGAGCGGATGCTGGACGATCCCAGCAGCGGCCTGGACAAGCCGGCCGGTGTGATTGTCGAGACGGTGCAGGGAGAGGGCGGTGTCAACGTGGCCACCCTGCGCTGGCTCAAAGAGCTGGAAAAACTCTGCCGCCGTCACGACATGCTGCTCATAGTCGATGACATTCAAGTCGGTTGCGGGCGCACAGGCAGCTTCTTCAGTTTTGAGTCGGCGGGCATTCGTCCCGACATCATCACACTGTCGAAGTCTTTGTCCGGGTTCGGCTTGCCCATGTCACTGGTACTCATGAAGCCTGAGCTCGACATCTGGAAGCCGGGGGCGCATAGCGGCACCTTCCGAGGCAACGACCTGGCGTTCGTCACGGCGGCGCAGGCGCTGGACAGCTACTGGGCCAGTGACGCCTTCTCCACCGAGGTTCAGCGCAAGGAGCGCGTCGTTCGCGACTGGCTGGAGAATCTGGCTCACAGCTATCCCAACGCCGGTTTGGCGGTGCGCGGCCGGGTCTGA
- a CDS encoding marR family protein encodes MNSVNTTDPSQQYDLRILRALRRITRSIALHSRQLAAVSHITAPQLMCLRTVIANGPLTATAISREIHVSPSTVVGILDRLEDKGSIRRERGREDRRIVFVTATDAGRELASQAPSPLQKHLADALNALPELEQATITLSLERIVALMEEEGHVAEAHGDPASPILEVPTGGAPPESGLVV; translated from the coding sequence ATGAACAGCGTCAACACGACGGATCCCTCGCAGCAGTACGACTTGCGCATCCTGCGCGCCTTGCGCCGGATTACCCGCTCGATCGCATTGCATTCGCGCCAGTTGGCCGCGGTCAGCCATATCACCGCGCCCCAGCTCATGTGCCTGCGCACGGTGATTGCCAATGGCCCCTTGACGGCCACGGCCATCAGCCGCGAGATCCACGTCAGCCCCAGCACGGTGGTTGGCATTCTGGATCGCCTGGAAGACAAGGGCTCCATTCGCCGGGAGCGCGGTCGTGAGGATCGCCGTATTGTGTTTGTCACTGCCACCGACGCCGGCCGAGAGCTGGCGTCCCAGGCGCCTTCGCCGTTGCAGAAGCATCTGGCGGATGCCCTTAACGCGCTGCCCGAACTGGAGCAGGCCACGATCACGCTTTCACTCGAACGCATCGTGGCCCTGATGGAAGAGGAGGGACATGTGGCCGAAGCCCATGGTGATCCTGCCTCACCCATTCTCGAGGTTCCGACGGGGGGAGCGCCGCCGGAATCGGGGTTGGTTGTATGA
- a CDS encoding regulator, whose amino-acid sequence MTVVALTDSPLSPVATGALHTLCFTAAKQADNAATHSGQGSFFHTTAGLLGLAEHVIARVATLGGPQALQRLSDVEARLAEEHVYWAPTRRTAAG is encoded by the coding sequence GTGACGGTGGTGGCACTGACCGACAGCCCGCTATCGCCGGTGGCCACCGGTGCCCTTCACACCTTGTGCTTCACGGCGGCGAAACAGGCCGACAACGCGGCGACGCACTCAGGACAGGGGTCTTTCTTTCACACTACGGCAGGGCTGCTGGGCCTGGCCGAGCATGTCATCGCGCGCGTTGCCACGCTGGGCGGGCCTCAGGCACTTCAACGTTTGAGCGACGTCGAGGCCCGGCTGGCCGAAGAGCACGTGTATTGGGCGCCGACCAGACGCACGGCGGCAGGCTGA
- the ectA gene encoding diaminobutyrate acetyltransferase, whose amino-acid sequence MVADCPPLDLNSLYAYLLLCEHHGATCVLAESAGGSIDGFISAYQPPTRQDVLFVWQVAVHERARGQKLARAMLNALLRRDALSQVRHLETTVGPDNHASRRTFAGLAAELGAHIAEQPYFDRQTFGGADHDDEMLLKIGPFAPVSN is encoded by the coding sequence TTGGTTGCCGACTGCCCGCCGCTGGATCTCAATTCTCTCTATGCCTATCTGCTCCTGTGTGAGCATCACGGCGCGACCTGCGTACTCGCAGAAAGCGCCGGCGGGAGCATTGATGGGTTTATTTCTGCTTATCAGCCGCCGACCCGGCAGGACGTTCTGTTCGTCTGGCAGGTCGCGGTTCACGAAAGAGCGCGAGGCCAGAAACTGGCCCGCGCGATGCTGAATGCATTGCTGCGTCGCGATGCGCTCAGCCAGGTTCGCCATCTCGAAACCACAGTGGGGCCGGATAACCACGCCTCGCGCCGTACGTTCGCCGGCCTGGCCGCCGAATTGGGCGCCCACATCGCCGAACAGCCGTATTTCGACCGGCAGACGTTCGGCGGCGCGGACCATGATGACGAGATGTTGTTGAAGATTGGCCCGTTTGCACCAGTGTCCAACTAG
- a CDS encoding MOSC domain protein: protein MSLTVRSLHIYPIKSCHGIDLAQSQIGRAGLAHDRRWLIVTAAGQFMTQRQWPRMTLIHTALTGSALYLSAPGMDDIEVALDGSQLASEVELVTVWRDSIPARAESAALAGWMSRFLGEPCRLMRVDQQACRPARDEWVKGWRERHPQAADVFEGDHFFGFADGFPLLVTNQASLDDLNQRLAAKGHAPVPMDRFRPNIVLEGDDWAAFDEDLTVTIDFGHLRVALVKPCTRCSIPDVDQATAVANPEPGQTLAAYRNLDIGVVFGQNGIVDVRAETTLRVGDSAEIELNF from the coding sequence ATGTCGCTTACCGTCCGCAGCCTGCATATCTATCCCATCAAGTCATGTCATGGCATCGATCTGGCGCAAAGCCAGATCGGGCGCGCCGGCCTGGCCCATGATCGTCGCTGGCTGATCGTGACCGCAGCGGGTCAATTCATGACGCAGCGGCAATGGCCCCGGATGACGTTGATACACACGGCATTGACTGGCTCCGCCTTGTACTTGAGCGCACCCGGCATGGACGACATCGAGGTGGCTCTTGATGGCAGCCAGTTGGCCTCGGAGGTCGAACTGGTAACGGTCTGGCGCGACAGCATACCCGCGCGGGCCGAAAGTGCGGCGCTGGCAGGTTGGATGAGCCGCTTTTTGGGGGAGCCTTGCCGCCTCATGAGGGTCGATCAGCAAGCCTGCCGACCAGCCCGCGATGAGTGGGTCAAGGGTTGGCGCGAGCGTCATCCGCAGGCGGCGGACGTATTCGAGGGAGACCATTTTTTTGGCTTCGCCGATGGTTTCCCGCTGCTGGTGACCAACCAGGCATCGCTGGACGACTTGAATCAGCGTTTGGCTGCCAAGGGGCACGCTCCGGTGCCCATGGACCGTTTCCGGCCGAATATCGTGCTCGAGGGGGACGACTGGGCGGCTTTCGACGAAGACCTGACTGTCACGATCGATTTTGGCCACCTGCGGGTGGCGCTGGTCAAACCATGCACGCGCTGCAGCATTCCGGATGTCGATCAGGCCACCGCCGTGGCCAACCCGGAGCCGGGCCAGACCTTGGCCGCCTATCGCAATCTGGACATCGGCGTGGTATTTGGGCAAAACGGCATCGTGGATGTCCGGGCCGAGACGACCTTGCGAGTGGGCGACAGCGCTGAAATCGAGTTGAACTTCTGA
- a CDS encoding putative aminotransferase: MATTTPELANEIARKAFERGVVIETSGAHDEVLKVLPALTIEDDLLARGLDVIEASVAEALGQKQSSARVLKFGGKR, from the coding sequence GTGGCCACCACCACGCCGGAGTTGGCCAACGAAATCGCGCGTAAGGCATTTGAGCGCGGCGTGGTCATCGAAACCTCGGGTGCGCACGACGAGGTACTCAAGGTGTTGCCGGCGCTAACCATCGAGGACGACCTCCTCGCCCGCGGCCTGGACGTCATCGAAGCCAGTGTCGCCGAAGCCCTGGGGCAGAAACAGTCCTCGGCCCGTGTTCTCAAATTTGGAGGTAAACGCTAA
- a CDS encoding cupin domain protein encodes MIVRNVKDVIGTPDEVRTDTWMSRRVLLKKDNMGFSFHETTIFPGTRTHIHYKNHLEAVWCIEGDGSIETIADGKRYDLGPGVVYALNEHDEHWLCGGKEPLRVICVFNPPLTGQEVHDADGVYALPQAEAA; translated from the coding sequence ATGATCGTTCGTAACGTAAAAGACGTGATCGGAACCCCCGATGAAGTACGCACCGATACCTGGATGAGCCGCCGAGTGCTGCTCAAGAAAGACAATATGGGCTTCTCGTTTCACGAGACCACGATCTTTCCGGGCACTCGTACGCACATCCACTACAAGAACCATCTTGAAGCGGTGTGGTGCATCGAAGGGGATGGTTCGATCGAGACCATCGCTGACGGCAAACGTTATGACCTTGGGCCCGGCGTGGTCTATGCCCTGAACGAGCACGACGAGCATTGGCTGTGCGGCGGCAAGGAGCCGTTGCGAGTGATCTGCGTGTTCAACCCGCCGTTGACCGGCCAGGAAGTGCATGACGCCGATGGCGTTTACGCGTTGCCGCAAGCCGAGGCGGCCTGA
- the thpD gene encoding ectoine hydroxylase — MISTAQDPYASRTDRAAAIIARQDPVVYGDGSYADALSSEQVQSYENNGFLLLENLFSSEEVAALLAEVERMTRDPAIVRREEAITEPGSNAVRSVFMVHVLSPILARLSRDPRVANVARQILGSEVYIHQSRANMKPGFKGKEFYWHSDFEIWHVEDGMPAMRALSCSVLLSDNNETNGPLMLVPGSHRQFISCVGQTPREHYKHSLKKQEYGVPDPVSLQLLAEQGGVQTMMAPAGSVVFFDCNTMHGSNSNISPWPRSNVFMVYNSMENTLTAPGTGSTRDRSISPRVRPSRPSRRWTRSNWSSVELGTAGVRARGRI, encoded by the coding sequence ATGATTTCAACTGCGCAGGACCCATACGCGTCGCGGACCGACCGTGCCGCAGCCATCATTGCGCGCCAGGATCCGGTGGTCTACGGAGACGGCTCGTATGCCGATGCGTTGAGCTCGGAGCAGGTTCAGTCGTACGAGAACAATGGTTTTCTGCTGCTCGAGAACCTTTTCTCATCTGAGGAAGTCGCTGCCTTATTGGCCGAAGTCGAGCGCATGACTCGCGATCCGGCCATTGTGCGTCGCGAAGAGGCCATCACCGAGCCCGGCAGCAATGCCGTGCGCTCAGTGTTCATGGTGCACGTGCTCAGTCCCATTCTGGCTCGTCTGTCGCGCGACCCGCGCGTGGCCAATGTGGCCCGCCAGATTCTGGGATCGGAAGTCTATATCCACCAGTCGCGCGCCAACATGAAGCCCGGCTTCAAGGGTAAGGAGTTTTACTGGCACTCCGATTTCGAGATTTGGCATGTCGAGGATGGCATGCCCGCCATGCGCGCGTTGAGTTGCTCGGTGCTGCTGTCGGATAACAACGAGACCAATGGGCCGCTGATGTTGGTGCCAGGCTCGCACCGCCAATTCATTTCATGCGTTGGCCAGACGCCGCGCGAGCACTATAAACACTCGCTCAAGAAGCAGGAGTATGGCGTGCCAGATCCGGTCAGCCTGCAATTGCTGGCCGAGCAGGGCGGCGTGCAGACCATGATGGCGCCCGCCGGCTCGGTGGTGTTTTTCGACTGCAACACGATGCATGGCTCCAACAGCAATATCTCGCCGTGGCCACGTTCGAATGTGTTCATGGTCTACAACAGCATGGAAAACACGCTCACGGCCCCCGGTACGGGCTCGACCCGCGACCGGAGCATATCGCCACGCGTAAGGCCTTCAAGGCCGTCACGCCGCTGGACGCGCTCAAACTGGTCGAGCGTTGAGCTAGGCACCGCGGGTGTGAGGGCTCGCGGTCGCATTTGA